Proteins encoded together in one Cicer arietinum cultivar CDC Frontier isolate Library 1 chromosome 4, Cicar.CDCFrontier_v2.0, whole genome shotgun sequence window:
- the LOC101513678 gene encoding protein PALE CRESS, chloroplastic isoform X1: protein MNLLSLTSTSLSFLPAYSSSSSFSSYKFTSSAVLRCVNKEKEEEVLLEGMPSHYYDDEWQARQREKTKELHQRRREEEEEEERKIEEYREVGMRLKGYPEEDVRKARKLVSSFIRAAEEVEEKIEEAAERGELTELVLMVIWNRLDLARRDDEKDAIRSLDLLYRRVETEILKQEATPAMRLLNDLLIMYDGFDFDEWLRKCKKIMTDTFPREDPYSILLPPGFESFDIDKHHGPWRPPLEVDDNTLLRVDFVREVDELLQEVRLEQNEVENEEGFDPESVANRLKQQEKQQTIRQVESLLDLAISLKW, encoded by the exons ATGAATCTCCTCTCTCTAACCTCAACTTCTCTCTCCTTCCTTCCCGCttattcttcatcttcttctttttcatcaTACAAGTTCACATCCAGCGCAG TTTTAAGATGTGTCAATaaggaaaaggaagaagaggttCTTCTAGAAGGAATGCCTTCTCattattatgatgat GAATGGCAAGCCCGACAACGTGAAAAGACCAAGGAGTTGCATCAAAGACGCAGAGAGGAAgaggaggaagaagagagaAAGATTGAAGAGTATCGTGAAGTTGGAATGCGATTGAAAGGATACCCTGAAGAAGATGTTAGAAAAGCACGGAAATTGGTATCAAGCTTCATAAGAGCCGCCGAAGAAGTAGAAGAG AAAATTGAGGAAGCTGCTGAAAGAGGAGAACTTACTGAACTTGTTTTGATGGTCATATGGAATCGCCTTGATCTTGCCCGGCGTGAT GATGAAAAGGATGCTATAAGAAGTCTGGATCTTCTATATAGAAGAGTTGAG ACCGAGATCTTGAAACAAGAAGCTACCCCTGCAATGAGATTGCTCAATGATCTTTTGATTATGTATGATGGCTTTGATTTTGACGAGTGGCTAAGGAAATGCAAAAAGATCATGACCGATACATTTCCACGGGAGGATCCATATTCCATTCTTCTTCCACCTGGATTTGAGTCATTTGACATAGATAAG CATCATGGGCCGTGGCGACCGCCACTTGAAGTTGATGATAATACTCTTTTGAGGGTGGACTTTGTAAGGGAGGTGGATGAATTGCTGCAAGAGGTTCGTTTGGAACAGAATGAAGTAGAGAACGAAGAAGGATTTGATCCTGAATCTGTTGCAAATAGATTAAAACAACAGGAGAAGCAGCAAACAATACGCCAAGTAGAATCTCTGCTAGATTTAGCCATTAGTTTGAAATGGTAG
- the LOC101513678 gene encoding protein PALE CRESS, chloroplastic isoform X2: MNLLSLTSTSLSFLPAYSSSSSFSSYKFTSSAVLRCVNKEKEEEVLLEGMPSHYYDDEWQARQREKTKELHQRRREEEEEEERKIEEYREVGMRLKGYPEEDVRKARKLVSSFIRAAEEVEEKIEEAAERGELTELVLMVIWNRLDLARRDDEKDAIRSLDLLYRRVETEILKQEATPAMRLLNDLLIMYDGFDFDEWLRKCKKIMTDTFPREDPYSILLPPGFESFDIDKVGLHICLNPLINFLLVSASWAVATAT; this comes from the exons ATGAATCTCCTCTCTCTAACCTCAACTTCTCTCTCCTTCCTTCCCGCttattcttcatcttcttctttttcatcaTACAAGTTCACATCCAGCGCAG TTTTAAGATGTGTCAATaaggaaaaggaagaagaggttCTTCTAGAAGGAATGCCTTCTCattattatgatgat GAATGGCAAGCCCGACAACGTGAAAAGACCAAGGAGTTGCATCAAAGACGCAGAGAGGAAgaggaggaagaagagagaAAGATTGAAGAGTATCGTGAAGTTGGAATGCGATTGAAAGGATACCCTGAAGAAGATGTTAGAAAAGCACGGAAATTGGTATCAAGCTTCATAAGAGCCGCCGAAGAAGTAGAAGAG AAAATTGAGGAAGCTGCTGAAAGAGGAGAACTTACTGAACTTGTTTTGATGGTCATATGGAATCGCCTTGATCTTGCCCGGCGTGAT GATGAAAAGGATGCTATAAGAAGTCTGGATCTTCTATATAGAAGAGTTGAG ACCGAGATCTTGAAACAAGAAGCTACCCCTGCAATGAGATTGCTCAATGATCTTTTGATTATGTATGATGGCTTTGATTTTGACGAGTGGCTAAGGAAATGCAAAAAGATCATGACCGATACATTTCCACGGGAGGATCCATATTCCATTCTTCTTCCACCTGGATTTGAGTCATTTGACATAGATAAG GTTGGGCTTCATATCTGTTTGAatcctctaataaattttttgctGGTGTCAGCATCATGGGCCGTGGCGACCGCCACTTGA
- the LOC101514011 gene encoding BTB/POZ and MATH domain-containing protein 2-like isoform X1 translates to MGKIMRETSRPSSNSSPASPSSAPATSSSTSITETVKGSHKFKITGYSLSKGIGIGKYIASEIFSVGGYDWAIYFYPDGKSLEDNATYVSLFIALASEGTDVRALFELTLLDQSGKERHKVHSHFERTLESGPYTLKYRGSMWGYKRFFKRTALETSDYLKDDCLSVNCSVGVVKSHTEGPKTYSIAISPSSIGHQFGKLLEGGKGSDVSFEVNGEIFAAHKLVLAARSAVFRAQLFGPMKDQNTQCIKVEDIEAPVFKALLHVIYWDSLPDMQELTGLSSKWATTLMSQHLLAAADRYGLDRLRLMCEASLCEDVAINTVATTLALAEQHHCFRLKAVCLKFIARPENLRAVMQTDGFEYLKESCPSVLTELLEYVARFTEHSDFLCKHRNEQILDGSDINGRRVKQRL, encoded by the exons ATGGGTAAGATTATGCGAGAAACATCGCGACCTTCCTCGAATTCATCACCGGCATCACCTTCTTCAGCTCCGGCAACATCATCGTCGACGTCGATAACCGAAACAGTTAAAGGCTCCCACAAGTTCAAGATAACGGGGTATTCATTGTCGAAAGGGATTGGAATTGGGAAGTACATAGCTTCGGAGATATTCTCAGTGGGAGGGTACGATTGGGCAATTTATTTCTACCCTGATGGGAAGAGTTTGGAGGATAATGCAACGTATGTTTCGCTTTTCATTGCGCTTGCTAGCGAAGGAACTGATGTTAGGGCACTCTTTGAGTTGACACTTTTGGATCAGAGTGGGAAAGAGAGGCATAAGGTTCATAGCCATTTTGAAAGGACATTGGAGAGTGGACCGTACACGTTAAAATACCGTGGTAGCATGTG GGGATACAAAAGATTTTTCAAGAGAACAGCACTAGAGACATCAGATTACCTTAAAGATGATTGCCTTAGTGTTAATTGTAGCGTTGGTGTTGTGAAGTCACATACAGAGGGCCCTAAAACATATTCAATTGCAATATCACCTTCTAGTATTGGTCACCAGTTTGGGAAGCTACTGGAAGGTGGAAAAGGCAGTGATGTGAGTTTTGAAGTGAATGGTGAAATTTTTGCAGCTCATAAATTGGTACTAGCAGCTCGATCAGCTGTTTTTAGAGCTCAGCTTTTTGGCCCTATGAAAGATCAGAATACCCAGTGTATAAAAGTTGAAGACATTGAGGCTCCGGTTTTCAAG GCATTGCTTCATGTTATATATTGGGACTCACTACCTGACATGCAAGAGCTTACTGGGTTGAGCTCAAAATGGGCAACTACCTTGATGTCTCAACATCTGCTAGCAGCAGCTGATCGGTATGGCTTAGATAGACTTAGGCTGATGTGTGAAGCAAGTCTGTGTGAAGATGTTGCAATAAACACTGTAGCTACAACTTTAGCTTTGGCTGAGCAACACCATTGTTTCCGGCTGAAAGCAGTCTGTTTGAAATTCATTGCAAGGCCTGAAAATCTAAGAG CTGTGATGCAAACTGATGGTTTTGAGTACTTGAAGGAAAGTTGCCCATCTGTTTTGACTGAGCTTTTGGAGTACGTGGCTAGATTTACTGAGCATTCGGACTTCCTGTGCAAGCACAGGAATGAGCAAATACTTGATGGCAGCGATATAAATGGAAGGCGTGTGAAGCAAAGACTATAG
- the LOC101514011 gene encoding BTB/POZ and MATH domain-containing protein 2-like isoform X2, with protein MGKIMRETSRPSSNSSPASPSSAPATSSSTSITETVKGSHKFKITGYSLSKGIGIGKYIASEIFSVGGYDWAIYFYPDGKSLEDNATYVSLFIALASEGTDVRALFELTLLDQSGKERHKVHSHFERTLESGPYTLKYRGSMWGYKRFFKRTALETSDYLKDDCLSVNCSVGVVKSHTEGPKTYSIAISPSSIGHQFGKLLEGGKGSDVSFEVNGEIFAAHKLVLAARSAVFRAQLFGPMKDQNTQCIKVEDIEAPVFKVYINFLCASLLPLVLIYVCNTVVKYVPIILFVSVLIFTLHFMLFRALLHVIYWDSLPDMQELTGLSSKWATTLMSQHLLAAADRYGLDRLRLMCEASLCEDVAINTVATTLALAEQHHCFRLKAVCLKFIARPENLRAVMQTDGFEYLKESCPSVLTELLEYVARFTEHSDFLCKHRNEQILDGSDINGRRVKQRL; from the exons ATGGGTAAGATTATGCGAGAAACATCGCGACCTTCCTCGAATTCATCACCGGCATCACCTTCTTCAGCTCCGGCAACATCATCGTCGACGTCGATAACCGAAACAGTTAAAGGCTCCCACAAGTTCAAGATAACGGGGTATTCATTGTCGAAAGGGATTGGAATTGGGAAGTACATAGCTTCGGAGATATTCTCAGTGGGAGGGTACGATTGGGCAATTTATTTCTACCCTGATGGGAAGAGTTTGGAGGATAATGCAACGTATGTTTCGCTTTTCATTGCGCTTGCTAGCGAAGGAACTGATGTTAGGGCACTCTTTGAGTTGACACTTTTGGATCAGAGTGGGAAAGAGAGGCATAAGGTTCATAGCCATTTTGAAAGGACATTGGAGAGTGGACCGTACACGTTAAAATACCGTGGTAGCATGTG GGGATACAAAAGATTTTTCAAGAGAACAGCACTAGAGACATCAGATTACCTTAAAGATGATTGCCTTAGTGTTAATTGTAGCGTTGGTGTTGTGAAGTCACATACAGAGGGCCCTAAAACATATTCAATTGCAATATCACCTTCTAGTATTGGTCACCAGTTTGGGAAGCTACTGGAAGGTGGAAAAGGCAGTGATGTGAGTTTTGAAGTGAATGGTGAAATTTTTGCAGCTCATAAATTGGTACTAGCAGCTCGATCAGCTGTTTTTAGAGCTCAGCTTTTTGGCCCTATGAAAGATCAGAATACCCAGTGTATAAAAGTTGAAGACATTGAGGCTCCGGTTTTCAAGGTTTACATAAATTTTCTTTGTGCTTCGCTGCTTCCTCTTGTTTTGATTTATGTTTGCAACACTGTTGTAAAATATGTTCCGATTATTCTTTTTGTCTCTGTTCTGATATTCACATTGCACTTCATGCTTTTTAGA GCATTGCTTCATGTTATATATTGGGACTCACTACCTGACATGCAAGAGCTTACTGGGTTGAGCTCAAAATGGGCAACTACCTTGATGTCTCAACATCTGCTAGCAGCAGCTGATCGGTATGGCTTAGATAGACTTAGGCTGATGTGTGAAGCAAGTCTGTGTGAAGATGTTGCAATAAACACTGTAGCTACAACTTTAGCTTTGGCTGAGCAACACCATTGTTTCCGGCTGAAAGCAGTCTGTTTGAAATTCATTGCAAGGCCTGAAAATCTAAGAG CTGTGATGCAAACTGATGGTTTTGAGTACTTGAAGGAAAGTTGCCCATCTGTTTTGACTGAGCTTTTGGAGTACGTGGCTAGATTTACTGAGCATTCGGACTTCCTGTGCAAGCACAGGAATGAGCAAATACTTGATGGCAGCGATATAAATGGAAGGCGTGTGAAGCAAAGACTATAG